Within Flavobacterium pisciphilum, the genomic segment AAAATAAAAGCGTCAAAAAGAAAATAGCAACAACAGGTTTGTTTAAGCTTTCACGTGTTGAGTTTAAGTCACCTACACGTTTTAAAAACGGGCGTACTATTTTAAGCATTACAATTACGTACACTATGGCTAATCCAATTACGTATAATGAGCTAGTAAAAGAACCTGCTTTTACAATAGCAATAACTACAGCTAGAATACACCAAGCGGTAATGTCATCGGCAGCAGCACAAGTTATGGCAATGGTTCCGAGTTTGGTTTTTTGTAAACCTCGTTCTTGAACGATTCTGGCTAAAACAGGGAATGCTGTAATACTCATGGCAATACCCATAAATAGTCCGAAAGAAGAAAATTCAACTCCAATAGGAGCAAAAGTATGATAAATGAAATAGGCTAAAGTTAGACCTAAAGCAAATGGAATTACGATACTAGCATGACTAATTACAACAGATTCATGCGCTTTATTTTTAAGTACTTTTAAGTCTAGTTCCATACCAATTACGAACATAAAAAGTATTAAACCAATTTGGCTTAAAAACTGTAAATTTCCTAAAGACTCTTGTGGAAACAAAGTAGATGAAAATTCAGGAAAGTACATTCCGATAAGGGATGGTCCTAAAACAATACCAGCAACCATTTCTCCAATTACTGATGGTTGACCAATTTTTCTAAAAACCCATCCAAAGAAGCGAGCTACCAAAATAATCGTAATAATTTGGGCAAGTAATATAGCAAGCGGATGTTGTAGGTTTTCTACCATTGCCGTAAGGAAATCATTCCAATGGCTACTCTGAGTTTTTTTCTCAACGATTTCTCTTCCTATTTCTAATGCTTTTCCTTTTGAGATTACCAAATAAATTAAAGCAGAAAATCCACCAATAATTATGAGATAAAATAATGAGTTTTTGATGTTCTTCATATCACGTCATTTTTGAATTATTGTGTAAAGATGAGAAGTGACCCTTAAGTAAAAAAGAAAATCGAAAGCTAATTCTTATTAGATGTAATAAGATGGGGAAATTTTGTAATAAGTTATATTTTTACTTTAAGCAAAAAATCAGATCGGTAGGTTTCGCTTAAAGAAAGGGTAATGTTTTTTCCGTTTTTTCTTTGATGGTGTAGTACAATTTCATTGTGATTGAAAAACTGAATCGCACTCATCGCAATGATTTCCTTTTTGTTTACCCTACAAAAATGAGCATCAGGCAATTGTTTTAAAAGTGTACCGAAGTTAATGTTTTTTAAAGTAAGTAAGCTCCCATCTGTAAGAAGTACAGTTTTGTCACGACTATCAGTTATAGCAGTTTCTATGTATTGAATTTGGCTAAAATACAATAAGGTTTTGCCTTTGTCTGTATTTAAATGCATGAAGTTTTTGACTGCTTCGGGTTTGTTGTATTGCTCAAGTGCTTTGGAAATAGCTTTTTGTAAACGCTCTAGTTTTACAGGTTTTGTAATGTAATCTACAGCATCAATATTAAAAGCTTCAGCAGCATATTCTTTGTAAGCAGTACAAAAAATAACTAATTTACCCTCTAGTAAACGGGCTAGATTCAGTCCGTCAATTCCAGGCATTTCGATATCAGATATTAATAAATCGAATTCTAAATTTGGAATTTCAGACAATAATTTTTCAGGATTATTAAAAGCTTTTACAATCTCTAATGCTGGAATTTGCTCGCATAACATTTTTAGATAAGTTAATCCAGGTAACTCATCATCCAGTAGTAAGCATTTGAGTTTTGTATTCAAGTAGATTAATTTTTAAATGAGCAATGTAAGTATCGTTCTCTACAAATTTATCAAGTTTGAATTGATTTTTGTAGATAATTTTTAATCGTTGTTCTAATGTGGCATTTCCAATACCGCTTCGTTCTTTCTTTAAAACCTTTTTGTCTGAGATTTTATTAGATACAGTTAGAGAAAAATGATTGTCTTTAAGTTCAAATATTACCGAAATAAAAGCATCTGCATTTTGGATATCAGCATGTTTAAATGCATTTTCAATTAAATCGATAGAAATTAAAGGAGCAAGTAAGGGTTGCTCGTATAGTTTTTCATCTTCTCCAATAATCGTCTTGACCTTTAATTCAAAAAGCGGACTAATTTTAATTTTGTTAATTTCAATTAAATTCAATGCAAATTCAATTTCTTCTTTTGGAGTTACCAACTTTTTTTTGCTTTCGTAAAGGATGTAATCAAGTACATTGGCCAATTTGTCTAAAGCAAAATAAGTTTGATAAGCATGCGATTGAATCGAATTAAGGATATTCTTGAAAAGATGTGGGTTAAGTTTAGATTCTAATGTTTCTAATTGTAGATCATTTACTTTCATCTCTAGCAAGTAAAAATTCTTTTCGGCTATTTCCTTGGCTTTTCTAGATTGAACCAACTGATAAACGATATAGCCAATCAAGGCTACTAGCAATAGAATTATTGCTAGTAGAAGATTAGTTATAGTAGTAGTACTTGTTTGCATGTTATTAATGGCTAGAAACAAATTTTAGCCCAATAATTGAAGCTATTAAAGTTGTTAAGAAAAATATTCTCCAAAATGTTGCTGGTTCTTTAAAAATAAGGATTCCAACCAAAACAGTTCCTACAGCTCCAATCCCAGTCCAAACGGCATAGGCGGTTCCTATAGGTAAAACTTGAGTTGCCTTGTATAATAAAAGCATGCTTATTGTAAGGCATACAAAAAATCCAATCATCCAGTAGGTGGCTACCATTCCAGATGATTCTTTGGCTTTGCCAAGACAAGAGGCAAAACCTACTTCAAATAGACCAGCTATTACGAGTAAAATCCAATTCATTTTTTAAGGTTTAATAATTAATACAGAAGGCACATTGCTTAACCAAGTGCTTCTAGAGTCGACTAATGCTTTCCAGCTTTCAAGGCTAATGATCATTAGGTCTTGTTTGTCTAAAAACTCTTTTTTGATGATACGATCGTTCATCATTGATATGTTTTTAGGGAATTTTTGCTCCAAGGTAGTAATAGCACTCTTGATTACAAAATTGGTCTCAATGTTTCCATTCACATCTAGAATCATAATGTGTGAATTGTTGTTAAAGATTAGTTTCTGTGCGTAGTCAATCAAGAACATATCTTCGATGCTAAATATTGGTATAAAAACCTGATTTACATTTTGTAATTCTTTGTCGATTAATATTCCTAAAGGCATTTTTGTTTTAGAAACGATTTGTCGCGTTCTTTCGTCAAAAGGAGAATTTTGAAACAAGCCTTCCTTACCAATAAATTTATCAATCAATCGGTCAGGGTTAATAATTCGAGTTGTAAACCCAATTACCTTTCCTAATAGCGTTCCTTCAAAAATAGATTGTCCTAACCCTACTAATAATAAGTCGTAATCTCCTTGATTGGCAATGTCAGCAATATCAGTTTCGATATCAATAGTTGCTTTAAAGATAGTTGTGATTTCTTGCTTAAGAATATTAGATTCCTCAATAATAGGATTGAAGCTGTTCTTTTCTTTATCTTCAATGTTGAAAGCGTGCATCT encodes:
- a CDS encoding LytR/AlgR family response regulator transcription factor → MNTKLKCLLLDDELPGLTYLKMLCEQIPALEIVKAFNNPEKLLSEIPNLEFDLLISDIEMPGIDGLNLARLLEGKLVIFCTAYKEYAAEAFNIDAVDYITKPVKLERLQKAISKALEQYNKPEAVKNFMHLNTDKGKTLLYFSQIQYIETAITDSRDKTVLLTDGSLLTLKNINFGTLLKQLPDAHFCRVNKKEIIAMSAIQFFNHNEIVLHHQRKNGKNITLSLSETYRSDFLLKVKI
- a CDS encoding sensor histidine kinase encodes the protein MQTSTTTITNLLLAIILLLVALIGYIVYQLVQSRKAKEIAEKNFYLLEMKVNDLQLETLESKLNPHLFKNILNSIQSHAYQTYFALDKLANVLDYILYESKKKLVTPKEEIEFALNLIEINKIKISPLFELKVKTIIGEDEKLYEQPLLAPLISIDLIENAFKHADIQNADAFISVIFELKDNHFSLTVSNKISDKKVLKKERSGIGNATLEQRLKIIYKNQFKLDKFVENDTYIAHLKINLLEYKTQMLTTG
- a CDS encoding DMT family transporter, with the translated sequence MNWILLVIAGLFEVGFASCLGKAKESSGMVATYWMIGFFVCLTISMLLLYKATQVLPIGTAYAVWTGIGAVGTVLVGILIFKEPATFWRIFFLTTLIASIIGLKFVSSH